CACATAAAGCTGGGATTAAGGGAAATGGTGTCTAGATTATAGACAGTTTGCGATCAATTAAGTTTTGGGATGATGGATAATCTCGTATTATCTATGCAGACCATCTCACTCTCCCTAAATCGATGTAGAAGCAAACATAATTCAGGACAGTGTCCTAATTTGAGTTGaatattgatttgaaaaattttgcaGAAAACAGATGGTGGATCTACCACCTCTGCTGCAGTGGTGGAGTAGACCACGAAGACATGGACAACCCTCTGGATAACACCGAAAACGGCGTCATGGTATTCTTCAGAGATTACTTCGCAGCTTTTCTGAATAATGGATTCGTCAAATTCCTGGTAATCTTGGTGTTCCTTGGCTACCTGGCTGGTGCAGGATATGGCGTTACGCAGATCCAGGAGGGCTTGGAAAGGCGTAAAGTGGCCAAGAACGATTCCTACGCCATTGAGTTCTTTGACAGGGAAGACGATTATTATAGAGAATTTCCGTACAGGTAAttcttacaaaaaaatgttCCACCCTTCAAACACTTAAATTTTTCTGCTGTGAACACAATATTCGTATAATATATCGTTGATCAATTAAATGATATTTCACAGGATGCAAGTGATAGTAGCGGGCACATACGATTACTCCAATGAAACAATCCAAGACCAAGTGGAAACATTGACACAACAGTTGGAGAACACCTCTTACGTCTCAAACCAACTTTACACAGAATCATGGCTGAGGAGTTTCCTCCAATATGCAGAAAGAAACCAGGAGTACCTTAACTTCACCATCGACAAAAAGGATGATTTCAACAAGGTTCTGAAAGAGGTAAGAGTACAATTAAGATCTTCGGTCATTTGCTCAAGCAAGAACAttttgttttccagttgtggCTGCCCCCAACCAGTCCTTTCTCTCTAGATGTCAAATTCGACGAATCTGGCGACAATATAGTAGCGATGAGATTCCTGGTGCAGGCTGTCAACATTTCAGGAACCGAGCATGAGAAGGAGATGGTCAGAGCTCTCAGGGAAATTTGCAAGGAATCACCGTTGAACGCTACAATCTTCCATCCTTATTTCGTCTTTTTCGATCAGGTAAATAAAGTGCACATCAACCACTGCcgtaaactcataattaatttttttttcagttcgaaCTTGTTCGTCCACAGTCCATTCAGAACATGCTCATTGGAGGAATCATCATGATGATTGTATCCTTTGTTTTCATCCCCAATTTCTTGTGTTCCTTCTGGGTTGCAATCAGTATAGTTTCAATCGAGACTGGTGTTATTGGATACATGGCATTATGGGGCGTAAACTTAGACTCCATCTCTATGATCAACCTCATCATGTGCATAGGATTCAGTGTGGATTTCACTGCCCACATCTGTTACGCGTACATGAGCTCAAAGGCAGAATCCCCCGATGAAAGGGTTAGGGAGTGTCTTTACGCTTTAGGACTGCCAATATTGCAAGGATCTATCAGTACAATCCTGGGAATGATGGCTTTGATCCTTGCTAATAACTACATATTCGCTGTTTTCTTCAAAATGGTTTTCTTGGTGGTGTTCTTCGGAGCCATGCATGGCCTATTCCTCCTACCCGTTCTTCTATCATTATTCGGACCTGGATCCTTCTCAAAACGAACCCGACATGAAGATATCAAGATGTCCAACGTAGAAAAATCCCTGCCTCGTCCTTACTGCATACCACACCCGCAGCTCAAAATCAATGGTGGCAACTTGGGTAATACCCTCAGAAGCCAGAACATACCAACATTAGAAAAATATGACAGTGCCAACTTAAAATCGTACAACGTTGACAAGGATTTGGGTCTTGGTACATCAGAGGAAAACTCAAGCGAATCGAGCTCAAACCATTCGAATAAAAAGCCGGTTTTGGACAAGGAATCTTTGGATAAAAAGTACCAAGAATCCTGGATAAACACACCAGAGATGTCATCCAGTCAGTTTCATACCTCTCAGGTGCTGGATATCTTCGGTACTGATTCGGAACAAGAGTATTACAGGAGGAGAGAAGTAGCTGATCGTAACAGACGGCAATTCCAAGAGTTGCCAAGACGAGAAGAAACGAACAGAAGACAGGGAAATGGACATAGGAGGTACTCTCCACCAGAATCCTGGTATTATCCGCATCCTCCTCAGCCTCAAGAAATTTCAGCCATCAGGAGAGAAAGAGCTTTGGGAAGATCAAATTCTTACCATAATATCATGCATCCTAGATATCTCCAGGAGTTCAAATTTCCTTGATCAGTATCAATTTAGAAATAGAACCAATAATCAGTAGCTTCGGAAGGTGAAACCAAAAAATAAAGTTATAAATCGTATTTTGGTCGCGCATTTATGTACCTACTAGAATCAAAATAATTTGTTATGTTCAGATGTTATTACTTTGTTCATTTTATAGTTCCCAACCTAGAATTTTCTTGGGTTGTTCGTATTTCTCAGGGAAATTTTTCACTCCATAGAATTtatcaaattattattattaatcatACACAATTCCCAAAATTTCGATTGATGTTGTTAACACCCTATGGAGCAGAAATACTGAGGAATTAATGTTAAATCCAGTGTACATATTATAGATATTTAAATGTATTTATCACAGAAATATCTTGACCAGtagattttctcaatttcacgACAACCAAAAATGGTCGAATCTTCATCAATTCTACCAATAAACTCTTCATTTCTGACAAatttaaataattattattttgggGAAAAATTAAGTACGAAATTTGGACCAGGTGTTTCAGGTTCTGTTCGTTGTTGTAGTGTGATAAAAAGAAGGGTTAATTCTGGTACTATTTAATTTTATCTTGATGACTGACAAATAGGGGGCTTCACAGAGGTTTGAAACTTGTGCTCCTGCAATTGAATGCTCAATATCTTCATTGAATCGTTTATAGTCTTAGTGTATAAGTTGTAAATAAAGATTTGAATATAACttttgtaaaatatttttacttagaacaattaaaaatattttcattacgcAATGTGTTATTATTTGGGAATACTAAATTGTAgatcagtagaagttacgaaaagatggcagcactttacGAAAAAATAGGTCAACTTTGAATAGCTACAGCAGCTAGAAAAATGGGTCTGGACAgatgctgattttttttcatatagaTTGATCCTTCGCGAATAGAATGGTCCAATTTTCATTGAGCTGTAGCGTACAGTTTGgaagttatgattttttccgctaaggtccaaaatttcgaattttccatcgaccataacttgaaaagtaatttttttaaaaaatatctgtttgtaTTTTCGTCATTTACGCCATCGAACTAAGTAAGAGTATCAATTTGGTTCCGATCGgagacaaaaattttttttccgaaaaatcaaattttttccaTACTATGGTATggaaatttctcaaaaaatttatagtcttcgatttccaccaaaatcgaactattcactaaatcgaggtcgtagattacgaatatgcaaacagattttTTCTATGAGGATTATTTTTTAAGTTATTGTGGACGGAAAATCCGAAATTttagaccttcgcggaaaaaaccataaaatctaaactgtatGCTATAGCTGAATAAAAATTGGACCTTTTCATTCGCAAAGGATCGATCTGTGTGTAAAagaatcagcatatgtccagtcCAATTTTCCTAGCTGCTgcagctcttcaaagttgaccaaatttttacaatttttccaCTTAAAAGTCGATTTCTTGTAAAACTACTGATCTTAGAAAaaactaattgcatattcgtgatctacgacctcgatttAGTCGAAAACATGACCCGGGCCGATATAGCTCCATTGTAGCCAATGCAgatttttcgcgaaatttttttttggtgaaattcattgaaagaatCGTTTTTAGTTGAGAGGCATTGCTGAGAGGATATTTGtctcaaaaataaaacacaaacTTGAATTCATAGTTATATTTGCCTCGGAATATATACCGCCTTATGTACATAAATTAAAGTAGCagtcttttattttattataaaacTTCTAAACACAATAAAAAAACTACTTCTATCTACTCAACATTCTtatcaaaagaaatactttgtAAAAGGTGAATGTGGGAATCGATGCGACTCTTGACGGGCAACAAACTCCCTATGTAGTTATATAACTCTAGAAGTTGACTCTGATCGCCAATGTGTGAAATTAAATGCTTAACAGCTCCTACTTCACTCTCTTTCTCTATGAGGGAAATTGCCAAATCCTCTTTCGAACAAATCTTAAGGACGTCTTTTTTGTTTGCACACTGCGCAATGGTGTAATTTCCATAATGCTCCCTTATTTGGTCCAAGAAGCAGGTTAAGTCTGACGGTTGGActctttcaataaataaatcgtGTATTTGTACTATCGTCAAACTATTGAAATAATTCCTAATATCACTTGGACTTTTGATCAAAGGCATGAGACACGTTTGTATGACATTTTCCTTTTGAAACTCTCCTTCTTCAATGCACTCTTGAAGTGCTGCACCTACTTGAACCAAAGTCTTcttctttaaaatatttttgagagGGTCTTGATCTATCCTGAGCTGAACAATATGTTCCAACTGATCAGCAAACACTTTATTATTTTCAGCAAGATCGGAAATTATGTCGAACAATTCTGATGTGCCTCCAGATTTCACTATATTTTCTATTAAATACCTCCAATGGGGTTTCCCGAAGAACTGTCTGAAATTCGTGTTGTAAACGTTGTGTAGCAAGCTTATCAACTGTGACTCGTCGACTAGATCAATAAATACATCGCCAAATTCCTCCAGGGAAGTGTCCTGAaatgaaaatcattgaaaaatgtCTACACCAAGAAGTGAAAAGAAACTTaccttttcttttatttttctcataacTGTCCTGACTTGATCCTTCAGAGTTTCAGGCTCTTGAACGATAGTAACTTCGATATTTTGATTGTTTACATCCACAGTTGGTGCATCACCGCCATTTTCCTCCAAATCTGGTTGTTTATCTTTCGCTTCTTCTGAACTGGTTGACGAGTTATCTGAGCTGATATTCTGTTCTTCTTTATTTTCTGATACTttaaaaacattattgaagtaGTAGAATAACGCTTTCCTCACAGTTTTAACTTTAGGATCTCTAAAAGGTAATCTGTTTATTTCTATTTCGTTCAAACTAGCTAGATCTCCTATAGTCTCAATGTTCTTGCTTTTcagcaaatttttcaatttatcacaaTATGTAGGGCTCGATAGACGTTTCCATAAAGAGTccaaattatctgtaaaaatataaattgtaaaaaacACATTTACGAATTTGAAACTGTATGGAAATTTTCTCACCGACACAATTAACCAGCCGTTCATCAATCGGTTTGTTACTGCAAAGTGAAAGAGAATTGGTGATATCCATACTTTCCTCTGAACCAACTTGCCCATACGATTCAGGATCGGCGAAGGGATCTTCCTCCTCGCTTTCACCCTCTGGAGGTTCGTCATCGAAGAGATTCGATGCGAATGTCGGCCTGTAGTGGGTGTTCAGTTCATCTCTGTGCCTGATGAAGAGTTTTGTGGATGTGATGCAAGGATAGCTGAAGTTCACCCGTTTCCTCTGCAAAAGACATTTCACAAACATTTCAAACCCGGTGTCAAGTTATGCCTCGTATTCATCATTCTGGATTGCTAGTCTAGTACTAGTAATTTCGTAAGCATCCAGTGGGAGAGACAAGAAGGGAAAATCCGCTGATAGTTGGGGTGATCGGAAATAAGacataaactgctccacaagagttagggatatcgtattcaatcgtttataaaagtatgtaatcttcgagtaaatcgctgtaaaatcatttaaaactcaataacaacttgaatcgatccaaataaaagacatttcgtcaatctggtcgcctttttctgaagtttgattCTTTGCAAACGCTTCattaatgttcttattttgcaatcaagtcagtttatcaacggcttcgatttgaaacgagttttctgaaaatgccaagacgtaaattaacaaacgctgaggctaatagggctatcggaatgctacagggtggcctaactcaggttgttgtagcggaaaggttccaagtcagccaaagtgtgatatctcgactttggaataggttcagggagacagtttccgtgttggaaagaccaaggcttggtgggcgacgaaaaacaacacctactcaggatcgtttcatcaccgtttcggcgagaagaaaccctacatctacgtgtagaatgctacggaatactcttcaaaatgcagatggggtccaagtttgcatcgaaaccatcagacggcgtttgagagaggtgaatctaggttctagacgtccattaagaggagttccattaacacgtgaccataagcctcaaagactggaatgggcaaggcaacatatcaattggaacgaccaatggcgtagtgtccttttcactgatgaatccagatatggacgattttcagattctcgaagaataacggtatggacaatcccacgcatatcCCGTAActgtcgctatgtccaagaagtccatccctTTCGAATGGATagcgttatggtatgggccgggatatgtttcaacgggcgcacacatctacacatttgtcctgggaatatgaccgccttacactatagggagcatgtcattgacaaagttgtgccaaattttcacgctgctattggtgaaacttttcaatttctagacgataacgctagaccgcaccgtgcagccatagttgagaatgcgcgcgagcttggtattccacatttaccaatacctccgcactcaccagatttgaattgcttagaacatgcatgggataagCTCCAatgaagattagataatcatcaacctaccccagaatccttaaatgatctgagagagcttctgccccgtttatggaaccaaattcctcaagaaatgttcaacaacctcgtgtgtagtatgcgaagaagatgtcaagctgttattgatgcccgtggaagCTATACATTGTATTGAAAGTCTCAatatgcttgaattctctgggaataaaatttcgttattttactcgatttttcttaaccacactgtatacgctgcagacctacaggctgaaattaatttgcaacttgaaatcatattaatccctaactcatgtggagcagtttagcttcagaaattcgagataTTTGCAACGGGAATGTAACCGCATCCAACTTTTCTACAAGAATCCAACCTGGAATCGCCTATTAATAGCAAGGAAATCATTTTGCATATCCTGTAGCACGGTTCAAAACCCATGTTCGGACGCAAAATAGAGATGAAgtgtgaattttcaaaaattcgagATCACTTCGTTCCGTCTAAGTCAATAAGCCCCATATTCGCAAATTATGGGCAAATTTACCTCATGAAAACGTATAGCAGATTCCCAATAAGAAGCGAAATACTACCCGTCAGAAATCCccgttgaaatattttgatccATCGAAAGATAAGAAAAAGACACGCCACTGGTCATTTTCAATAATTGACGCGCAATCGAAAGTTACGCTCATGTTCGTGCTGCTCACGAGCTATGCCCCGACACGCCCTATGCTCGGGAGTGAGAACAGATTGAATTTAAtacgaaaaaaggaaaaaaaattgtgcaCTCACCTTAGGACATGGCGAGTAACTGTCATCTGTATCAGCCAGCTTCCTCTTGAGAATACTACTGGAGGGTACGGCTAGTGGACTTGGTACTTCCCTTGAAAAAGTTAACATATCCCCCGTACTGTCAGTTGCAGGCGTCGGATCTTCTTCCTTAATTCCCGCATCGACGTTCTTCTGACAAAAAGAGAACAGTTTCTCGTATCTCGACTTCCTGTGAAGGGGACTGGAGATTTTCCTCTTGTTGAATTTCCTGTGAGAACTGACAGGCGATTCGACGTTCACCATGTTCAGCAGCTTATTAGAGCGGTCGTTCGAAGAGTACACGACGCTGGTAGGTTTATCTTCCGACGATTTGGAAACGGTGGCCTGCTCGGGCTCGCTCTTCCCTTCCAAAGCGGCATCCAGTGCCGCTATGATATCGGTCGTCATCTTATCGTCTGAATCCGACGACTGAGAACCTATAGGAGAAATATCTACGGTATTGTCGAGGAGTTCCTTTTTGAATGTCGGCGTTTCACGACTAACCGGGGAACCCGGTAGATTGTCGCTGTTTCTCTGCGGGGTACCGAAAACTTCGACTTCCACTTCTATCGGAACCGGGCTACCGGACCTGCTACCACCATCCTCTTCCTCCAGTTCCTCCGTCGGCAGATCCGACTTATCCGGCAGCGGCTCATCGATCTTTTCGCCCATTTCCTCGGTCGATTCCATCGACACCGTGTCGGCCATACTCAGTAGCTTCTCGGAATCGGACAGTTCGTGTTTTTCCGGAACGTCCACTTGCACCACGGGTGGCAGAGCCTCGTAGTTCGATTCGCAAGTAAGGGTGGTGGCTTGGGAGACGGGTTTCTCGACCTTTTGTGATTCCTCCGTGTCACAACCGTTGGGTATCGGTTCGGCGTCTTCGGACTGCGCCCCTTCGTTTTGTACTTTCGGGGACTGCTTGATTCTCGATCTCGACAGGTTCCCGAACGAAATCGAGCTGTTTTCGAGCGGAGACCCTTGCGAACTCTCTATAATGTCCTCGGAGTCCTTGAACAGGGTCCTGACTCCTTTCGGGGACGCTTGTTTTTGCGGCGAATTGGTCCTgcttctggtacttctagaggGGCTCTCCGGTGAAAATAGGGATGATTCGGAGGACACGTTATTCGGGGATTTTCTACTATTTCTCACGCATTCTTTATCATCTAAGCTTTCCTCCAGCACTTCCTCGTTTTTGATATCTTTCTCCTCGTCTGTACTTTCTTTTATTTTACCGGTATCGTTTAGGTCCGGCGATTTTTCAACCTTTCGCGTTTTACTCTTCCTCTTTTGAGATTCCGGAGGACTGGAATCACTCGTCAAATCGCTGTTCTCCTGTATCGTTTTCCTCCTTCGCTTCTTCGGTTTCGCATTTTTTTCTACCTCCGTATTTTCGCTCACGACCTTAGAGCACGAGGGCTGAATATCGTCGATATGTACAAGAGACGATATATTTACAGATGTAGACGGCGTCTCGATGGTATAGGcgatatttttcgatttgttATCTTTGTTCCGTCTCAAGCCTGCCGGGGAAACTTTGGTGTCTTGGGGGTTCTTTGGATTCGTCAGTTCTCTGATGAAGATCAGTTTCGCGTTTTTCGATTTGCTCTTCGGGGAGGAAACATCGAGGTTACTCAGGTCCGCCAATCTCAATTGGCTCTGGATCGTCCGCACCTTTTCCTTGTTTTTCTTCATCAATTCTTTGGGAGTCTTTTTAGGTTTAGCCACTTCCTTGGTCGGAGCTTGATCTCCTTCCTTCAGTATTTCACTCTTGTCCTCTTGACTGTCCATCTTGACATTCTTCCTGATTTTATCCCTCATCTGTCTGTCGTTACTTTGACATTCTCCTTCAACGTCTTGATTCATCTCCgattcgaacaaaatttcactTTGCGGATCCTCTGATGACGATGCTTCTGAAGTGACCTTTCTTTTTTTAGCCTTCTCTTTAGTTTCGTTCGGTTTTCTCCCGGGAGTTCCTTTCCTTTCgagtttatttttctttttttcagacGAAGGCGAGTCGAAATTCTTTATCGGTTTCATGAGTTTATTTTTTCTCCTGTTAGGCGTAGAACAACTATCCGTATCCGCGTCACTGTTCAATGAAGAGCTGATCGATGGGATATTTTCTATGACAACCACCGGTAAAATTTCCGAGTTACCTTGTGGTGTTTGTTCTGAATTTTCACGGGTCTCGGTTTGTTTGTGCGTCGTAGAAGGTTCCAGCGACTGGACtgaattttgatttttatcGTTGGTGATCGTTTCTCTGTCCAATTTCTTGGATTTCTTCGGTGTAGGGGTTGTAATTTTTTCGTTCACTTTTCTCGGTCTTTTCGAAGGGAGGTTCTGAATAAAACTGTTTCCTCCCACTATATCCATTTGTATCCTCAACAATTCCCTTTCACTTTTCGCgagttttttcccttttttattCCCACTCTCATCGTTACTCTCCGCATTCAAATCACCATCTTCTTGTTTCATCAAATTTTCCATGGTACTATTCACCGGTTTTTCGTCTTCGGTAATTTCAAGCTTCTGGCAATCCATCGATTCTTCTTCTGCACCTTTCATCGTCTCCCCTTCGTTCTCACTCTTGTCATCAACGTTTTGCGCATGATTGCTCTGAGTATCTGTGCTCAATGAACTCTGAGTCTGACTTTGCGATAAATCCTGATACAACGCCGGAATATCCTCTCTCCTCTGCCTCAGTTTTTCCTTCTGATGATCCGTCAACATATCTTTCTGCAATTTGACTTCTGTATCGATGACCACAAATTCGCAAGTTTGTTCATCGTAAATAGGAGGATTCGGGGGAAACGACTTCCTCACGGAATTTATCATTTTCTTGGACCTACTATTATTGGCGGACGCTGAATTCTGAAGGATGCTGCTTTTCGCCTTCAACGGAGTGAAGGTTTCCACATCTTTACCGAACAGTTGCAAAGCCTCGATTTTTTCCTTGTTGGGAGTTAGGCCCTCTTTATCGAACACCATCTGAGTCATTCGGATGGATCTCTTGACGTTACTAATGGGCGAATTGATCACTTCTGGACTCAGTAACGTGGATATCTTCAACGCCTTCTTCTGCAATTTGGTGGTGGAGAATGTTGACATAaggtttttcagttttctgccggTGTTGGTGTTCGCATGCTGGACCATCTTCTTCACAAGATTCTCAAGTAAATCCAATAAATCTGAATTCTGAAATCAATCACAACATTATATAAGAATATCGCACAAAATAATTTTGATGAGTAGTCGGAGCCTCTGATAAGACTAACCTTTAGGTCAGAGGGAATTTTTTGAAGGCATTGACAAATATTCTCAACACTTTCAAAGTCCACGGAATCTTTGGCCACAACCAAattcagacattttaaaatcatCGGAAACAATTTCTCAGCGGTTTCCTCGGAGAGCAGAGGCAAAGACATAATACTGGACATCAGTTTCAACATCGACTCCCCTGAAACGAATTCAAACgatcaaaacaataaaaatggCTAAATTGGATCGAATAACTCACCCATGTCATTTTCTAAGCTCATACCCCTTTTGTCTAAGAATGATATGATGGTAGAGATATTGTAAGTCAGAAGAGGGTTGGACTTGAAGGCTTTATTCAATTCGTTCATGATTAGTTTCTTGTTCGAGTCCGACATTTGTGAAAACAGTTCTGTCCACTTAGTGCAGATAATCTGAAATTCAAGAATATCATcaaaatccaaataaattaatggGCACCGAATAACTTACATTTGCGAACTTAGCACACTTATTCAGATGGAAAACAGGCCATAAAATAATAGAAACAGTCGACTTTGATTCCCCATCCTTAGTGTTCCCCTCCAGTTCCTTCCAGAGTTTGTATGCGATTTCCTCGTTTTTAGAGGcttccaattttttcaattgctcAGTTAAGAATTCGAAAGCATGCTCATCTTTACAaagattgatgaaaatttgcTCAAACTGTTCATACCTGCAATTTCACAATTTTAACATTGATGATTTCTGCATTTAATCGTAACTTACAGATCCTCAAGAACGGTCCCCTCATTCAAGAAATTGATAAAATGTTCTATGATTAACTTTAAAGAATCGCTGTATATAATGGAGTCAACTGAAGAGTTCAATACTACCATAAATGCATTCAGTAAGCTCAAATAAGTCAGATCTTCGTTGAAATcctaaaatgtaaaaaaaaataaaataccttCAATCTGTCCTGGTTGAatgcaggttgaaaaaaaatcattttcctaCCTTGAAAAGCAAGCCTAAAGAAGTGCATATTGTGTtgaaacttttttcttgaactgCTCTCGATGATTTAActaaaatgttgaaaaatactTTCCATAATGACTCCAGGAGCTAAAAACCATTAAATAATGTAAATTCCTttatatattataaaaataagTTGTTTCTAAAACTCAATAAAtggtttgaaattcagtttatgGGTTCATGACAatctgaagaagaaaaatctaAAAGATTTTCCATCTCTTTCTTTGAGAGAGCTAACTTCACACCTGTTATGTTATACATGACAAATTTTAGGGGAACAAATTCACTCACCTCTATTTTCTCAAAAAGGTTCATTGGCACAAATTTCACTATTGTGGAGCTCTCAATAACAGAATAAACCACTACTTGATCAAAACGGTCtatgttattttcattgattatTGCTCTATCGAAGATTGTCCTATTGAACTCTTTTGAAATAAACCTCTGGTCACCTGTCGAAATCATAAATTCAGCAATTGAAAGCAATAGAAACTTATTA
Above is a window of Coccinella septempunctata chromosome 5, icCocSept1.1, whole genome shotgun sequence DNA encoding:
- the LOC123314537 gene encoding telomere-associated protein RIF1 yields the protein MTSEIENSVFVDTKDRIDENLDDILSRIETNLISDEDNSINGASDEFKALLHTYDDKIPVEIYRWAKSNCEENIRNILVDKLKNQITNIVNDDPLKLITIIPTTESEDDRKYIVDFFMGAVDSLSDEIVKTILNGFVIPGMFNAAYKDQQIHNIIIDFGFQLITIFPITKLGPQEAKIFISGLIEQHIKVLEKWREENFCRWHELWMFLVRFSGRYLHTSMDLANKLLRIVEFAFRNHTYEQRVKGYDCWKELIDNASLNMKHMTSNKQIKLLVTPLRAKFSKMEVVICKRFEVFFYLIEKLQSDSVLCLNEFLEFCFGVSNTSLRSKNGQGKLVPSLWLRSVQVFIAILGDQRFISKEFNRTIFDRAIINENNIDRFDQVVVYSVIESSTIVKFVPMNLFEKIELLESLWKVFFNILVKSSRAVQEKSFNTICTSLGLLFKDFNEDLTYLSLLNAFMVVLNSSVDSIIYSDSLKLIIEHFINFLNEGTVLEDLYEQFEQIFINLCKDEHAFEFLTEQLKKLEASKNEEIAYKLWKELEGNTKDGESKSTVSIILWPVFHLNKCAKFANIICTKWTELFSQMSDSNKKLIMNELNKAFKSNPLLTYNISTIISFLDKRGMSLENDMGESMLKLMSSIMSLPLLSEETAEKLFPMILKCLNLVVAKDSVDFESVENICQCLQKIPSDLKNSDLLDLLENLVKKMVQHANTNTGRKLKNLMSTFSTTKLQKKALKISTLLSPEVINSPISNVKRSIRMTQMVFDKEGLTPNKEKIEALQLFGKDVETFTPLKAKSSILQNSASANNSRSKKMINSVRKSFPPNPPIYDEQTCEFVVIDTEVKLQKDMLTDHQKEKLRQRREDIPALYQDLSQSQTQSSLSTDTQSNHAQNVDDKSENEGETMKGAEEESMDCQKLEITEDEKPVNSTMENLMKQEDGDLNAESNDESGNKKGKKLAKSERELLRIQMDIVGGNSFIQNLPSKRPRKVNEKITTPTPKKSKKLDRETITNDKNQNSVQSLEPSTTHKQTETRENSEQTPQGNSEILPVVVIENIPSISSSLNSDADTDSCSTPNRRKNKLMKPIKNFDSPSSEKKKNKLERKGTPGRKPNETKEKAKKRKVTSEASSSEDPQSEILFESEMNQDVEGECQSNDRQMRDKIRKNVKMDSQEDKSEILKEGDQAPTKEVAKPKKTPKELMKKNKEKVRTIQSQLRLADLSNLDVSSPKSKSKNAKLIFIRELTNPKNPQDTKVSPAGLRRNKDNKSKNIAYTIETPSTSVNISSLVHIDDIQPSCSKVVSENTEVEKNAKPKKRRRKTIQENSDLTSDSSPPESQKRKSKTRKVEKSPDLNDTGKIKESTDEEKDIKNEEVLEESLDDKECVRNSRKSPNNVSSESSLFSPESPSRSTRSRTNSPQKQASPKGVRTLFKDSEDIIESSQGSPLENSSISFGNLSRSRIKQSPKVQNEGAQSEDAEPIPNGCDTEESQKVEKPVSQATTLTCESNYEALPPVVQVDVPEKHELSDSEKLLSMADTVSMESTEEMGEKIDEPLPDKSDLPTEELEEEDGGSRSGSPVPIEVEVEVFGTPQRNSDNLPGSPVSRETPTFKKELLDNTVDISPIGSQSSDSDDKMTTDIIAALDAALEGKSEPEQATVSKSSEDKPTSVVYSSNDRSNKLLNMVNVESPVSSHRKFNKRKISSPLHRKSRYEKLFSFCQKNVDAGIKEEDPTPATDSTGDMLTFSREVPSPLAVPSSSILKRKLADTDDSYSPCPKRKRVNFSYPCITSTKLFIRHRDELNTHYRPTFASNLFDDEPPEGESEEEDPFADPESYGQVGSEESMDITNSLSLCSNKPIDERLVNCVDNLDSLWKRLSSPTYCDKLKNLLKSKNIETIGDLASLNEIEINRLPFRDPKVKTVRKALFYYFNNVFKVSENKEEQNISSDNSSTSSEEAKDKQPDLEENGGDAPTVDVNNQNIEVTIVQEPETLKDQVRTVMRKIKEKDTSLEEFGDVFIDLVDESQLISLLHNVYNTNFRQFFGKPHWRYLIENIVKSGGTSELFDIISDLAENNKVFADQLEHIVQLRIDQDPLKNILKKKTLVQVGAALQECIEEGEFQKENVIQTCLMPLIKSPSDIRNYFNSLTIVQIHDLFIERVQPSDLTCFLDQIREHYGNYTIAQCANKKDVLKICSKEDLAISLIEKESEVGAVKHLISHIGDQSQLLELYNYIGSLLPVKSRIDSHIHLLQSISFDKNVE